The following proteins are encoded in a genomic region of Mycolicibacterium confluentis:
- a CDS encoding low temperature requirement protein A, whose translation MSGRDPHEEHRAATPLELLFDLTFVIAFGVAASEFAHLLAQNHVGAGLAGFAFSVFSVCWAWINFTWFASAYDTDDWAYRVTTMLQMVGVIILALGIPPTYSSIAEGEHVDNRVMIAGYVVMRIALLFQWLRAARQDPARRAACLTYAVAITVSQIGWIGVIILNTSVEVTLLLYVVLGAVEFAGPWIAERVKGGTPWHPRHIAERYSLLVIIALGEGVVGTVASLSALIGERGWTVDTALLAVAGTGLTFGLWWVYFVVPAAPLLDARPGSSFVFGYGHIPIFGAIVATGAGLHVAAYYIEHHSELNSVDTVLTVAVPVAVYLLCVFVLYMYLVRHLDAFHVVLMAGAALVLVAAVVLAHRGVDMAVCLLVVMAAPIVVVVGYELVGHRRAVDAIDEAMSREL comes from the coding sequence ATGTCGGGCCGCGATCCCCACGAGGAACACAGGGCGGCGACGCCACTGGAGTTGCTGTTCGACCTGACCTTCGTCATCGCCTTTGGCGTGGCGGCATCGGAGTTCGCGCATCTGCTGGCGCAGAACCACGTCGGCGCAGGCCTGGCGGGCTTCGCGTTCTCGGTGTTCTCGGTCTGCTGGGCGTGGATCAACTTCACGTGGTTCGCCTCGGCCTACGACACCGACGACTGGGCTTACCGAGTCACCACGATGCTGCAGATGGTCGGCGTCATCATCCTGGCCCTCGGTATCCCGCCGACCTACTCCTCGATCGCCGAAGGCGAGCACGTCGACAACCGGGTGATGATCGCCGGATACGTGGTGATGCGAATTGCCCTGTTGTTCCAGTGGTTACGCGCGGCCCGGCAGGATCCCGCCCGCCGGGCGGCGTGCCTGACCTATGCCGTGGCGATCACGGTCTCACAGATCGGCTGGATCGGGGTCATCATCCTCAACACCTCGGTCGAGGTGACCCTGCTGCTCTACGTGGTGCTCGGTGCAGTCGAGTTCGCGGGCCCGTGGATCGCCGAACGCGTCAAGGGCGGCACCCCGTGGCATCCCCGTCACATCGCCGAGCGCTACAGCCTGCTGGTGATCATCGCCCTCGGTGAGGGCGTGGTGGGCACGGTCGCGTCACTGTCGGCGCTGATCGGTGAACGGGGCTGGACCGTGGACACCGCACTGCTCGCCGTCGCCGGGACCGGCCTGACGTTCGGCCTGTGGTGGGTGTACTTCGTCGTGCCGGCAGCGCCCCTGCTCGACGCACGCCCCGGGTCGTCATTCGTCTTCGGCTACGGACACATCCCGATCTTCGGTGCGATCGTCGCCACCGGCGCCGGACTGCATGTCGCGGCGTACTACATCGAGCATCACTCCGAACTCAACTCCGTCGACACTGTGCTGACGGTCGCGGTTCCGGTCGCCGTGTATCTGCTCTGCGTCTTCGTGCTCTACATGTATCTGGTGCGCCACCTGGACGCGTTTCATGTGGTGCTGATGGCCGGTGCCGCGCTGGTGCTGGTGGCCGCGGTGGTGCTGGCTCACCGGGGTGTCGACATGGCGGTGTGCCTGTTGGTGGTCATGGCAGCACCCATCGTCGTGGTCGTCGGTTACGAACTCGTCGGGCACCGACGTGCCGTGGACGCCATCGACGAGGCCATGTCACGGGAGTTGTGA
- a CDS encoding esterase family protein: MKFVEKMRGTAKASLRRLTVAAVAAAALPGLIGVAGSAAPAGAFSRPGLPVEYLDVPSPSMGRDIRIQFQGGGPHAVYLLDGLRAQDDYNGWDINTPAFEWLHGSGLSTVMPVGGQSSFYADWYQPSQGNGQNYTYKWETFMTSELPAWLEANRGVSRTGNAAVGLSMAGSASLTYAIWHPDQFKYAASLSGFLNPSEGWWPTLIGLAMNDAGGFNANSMWGPSSDPAWKRNDPMVNINRLVANNTRVWIYCGTGTPSELDTGANGANLMAAQFLEGFTLRTNITFRDNYLAAGGTNGVFNFPANGTHSWGYWGQQLQQMIPDMQRVLNGTPGAV, from the coding sequence GTGAAGTTCGTTGAGAAGATGCGCGGTACGGCAAAGGCATCCCTTCGCCGGCTCACGGTCGCCGCAGTTGCGGCCGCCGCGCTGCCCGGGTTGATTGGGGTGGCTGGGAGCGCGGCGCCCGCCGGGGCGTTCTCGCGTCCGGGACTGCCCGTGGAGTACCTCGATGTCCCGTCGCCGTCCATGGGCCGCGACATCCGGATCCAGTTCCAGGGCGGCGGACCGCACGCGGTCTACCTGCTCGACGGTCTGCGGGCCCAGGACGATTACAACGGCTGGGACATCAACACCCCGGCCTTCGAATGGCTGCACGGCTCCGGCCTGTCGACCGTGATGCCGGTCGGCGGCCAGTCCAGCTTCTACGCCGACTGGTACCAGCCTTCGCAGGGCAACGGTCAGAACTACACCTACAAGTGGGAAACGTTCATGACCTCCGAACTCCCCGCCTGGCTGGAGGCCAACCGGGGCGTGTCGCGCACCGGTAACGCCGCGGTGGGTCTGTCGATGGCCGGCAGCGCGTCGTTGACCTACGCGATCTGGCATCCCGACCAGTTCAAGTACGCCGCTTCGCTTTCCGGCTTCCTGAACCCGTCCGAGGGCTGGTGGCCGACCCTGATCGGGCTGGCGATGAACGACGCGGGCGGCTTCAACGCCAACAGCATGTGGGGCCCGTCGTCCGACCCGGCGTGGAAGCGCAACGACCCGATGGTCAACATCAATCGACTGGTGGCCAACAACACCCGCGTCTGGATCTACTGCGGCACCGGCACCCCGTCTGAGCTCGACACCGGTGCCAACGGCGCCAACCTGATGGCCGCCCAGTTCCTGGAGGGCTTCACGCTGCGGACCAACATCACCTTCCGCGACAACTACCTCGCGGCCGGTGGCACCAACGGCGTGTTCAACTTCCCGGCCAACGGCACCCACAGCTGGGGCTACTGGGGACAGCAGCTTCAGCAGATGATCCCCGACATGCAGCGAGTGCTCAACGGAACGCCCGGCGCCGTCTAA
- the recD gene encoding exodeoxyribonuclease V subunit alpha, which produces MTDTVEDAFDWRRAVNAGGLLRVFNDAGVLEVADVHVATRLTIQGGEGSELVALAVALAVRALRSGSVCVDILSVAQDLDDVDQPEVPWPDPKAWLADLRNSPLLTKHAVLHLEQDRLLYLDRYWREEQQVCSDLLAPRPAPPVVDEAALTAGLSRVFHRPNSEEHREAARIALSQWITVLTGGPGTGKTTTVAGLLALAAEQAELAGGPPPRIALAAPTGKAAARLQEAVRAEIAGLGDSDRARLQGLQALTLHRLLGSKPDSSTRFRHHRGNRLPHDLVVVDETSMVSLTMMARLLEALRPDTRLILVGDPDQLASVEAGAVLADLVDGLGARTDRRVAQLSTSHRFGETIGLLANAIREGDADRVLEILTGGGDHVEFVNRADPAEALREVLMPHVLAVRDAAAMSGSAALAALDAHRLLCAHREGAFGVRRWNRQIERWLAEETGESLWGEWYLGRPVLVTANDYGLGLYNGDTGVAVLADGALRAAIAGARGVVDFATSRLAEVETAHAMTIHKSQGSQADEVTVLLPPEDSRLLTRELFYTAVTRAKSKVRVVGTEPQLRAALARRVVRATGLRQRLAD; this is translated from the coding sequence GTGACTGACACTGTCGAGGACGCCTTCGATTGGCGGCGAGCCGTCAACGCCGGGGGACTGCTTCGGGTCTTCAACGACGCGGGTGTGCTGGAAGTCGCCGATGTGCATGTGGCGACGCGGCTGACGATCCAGGGCGGCGAAGGCAGCGAGCTTGTGGCGTTGGCGGTGGCGCTTGCCGTCCGCGCGCTGCGCTCGGGCTCGGTCTGCGTCGACATCCTCAGCGTCGCGCAGGATCTCGATGACGTCGACCAGCCCGAGGTGCCGTGGCCCGACCCCAAGGCGTGGTTGGCCGATCTGCGCAACAGCCCGCTGCTGACCAAGCACGCCGTTCTGCATCTCGAGCAGGATCGGCTGCTGTACCTGGACAGGTACTGGCGGGAGGAGCAGCAGGTCTGCAGTGACCTGCTGGCCCCGCGGCCCGCCCCACCGGTCGTCGACGAGGCGGCGCTGACGGCGGGGCTGAGCCGGGTGTTCCACCGCCCGAACTCCGAGGAACACCGCGAAGCCGCGCGAATTGCGCTGTCGCAGTGGATCACGGTGCTCACCGGCGGGCCCGGCACGGGGAAAACGACGACAGTCGCGGGTCTGCTGGCATTGGCGGCCGAGCAGGCAGAACTCGCGGGCGGCCCACCACCCCGCATCGCGCTGGCAGCGCCGACGGGGAAGGCTGCGGCCCGTCTGCAGGAGGCCGTGCGTGCGGAGATCGCCGGACTCGGTGACTCGGACCGCGCCCGGTTGCAGGGGCTGCAGGCTCTCACGTTGCACCGCCTGCTGGGATCGAAGCCCGACAGTTCGACACGGTTCCGGCACCACCGCGGCAACCGGCTTCCGCATGATCTGGTGGTCGTCGACGAGACCTCGATGGTGTCGCTGACGATGATGGCCAGGCTGCTTGAGGCGCTGCGCCCCGACACGCGCCTGATCCTGGTCGGCGACCCCGACCAGTTGGCCTCAGTCGAGGCAGGCGCCGTGTTGGCCGACCTGGTGGACGGGCTGGGCGCTCGGACGGACCGGCGCGTCGCCCAGTTGTCGACGTCGCACCGCTTCGGGGAGACCATCGGCCTGTTGGCCAACGCCATTCGCGAGGGCGATGCGGACCGTGTGCTGGAGATCCTCACCGGCGGTGGCGATCACGTCGAGTTCGTGAACAGGGCTGACCCCGCTGAGGCGTTGCGGGAGGTGTTGATGCCGCATGTGTTGGCGGTGCGCGACGCGGCCGCGATGTCGGGATCAGCGGCGTTGGCGGCGCTCGACGCGCACCGACTGCTGTGTGCGCACCGCGAGGGCGCGTTCGGCGTGCGCAGGTGGAACCGTCAGATCGAGCGGTGGCTGGCCGAGGAGACCGGTGAATCGCTGTGGGGTGAATGGTATCTGGGCCGGCCCGTGCTGGTGACGGCCAACGATTACGGGCTGGGCCTCTACAACGGTGACACCGGGGTGGCGGTGCTTGCCGATGGGGCGCTGCGCGCCGCGATCGCCGGTGCGCGCGGCGTGGTGGACTTCGCGACCAGCAGGCTGGCCGAGGTCGAGACCGCGCACGCCATGACGATCCACAAGAGTCAGGGCAGCCAGGCCGACGAGGTGACGGTGCTTCTGCCGCCCGAGGATTCACGGCTGCTGACGCGTGAGCTGTTCTACACCGCGGTCACCCGCGCGAAGTCGAAGGTGCGTGTCGTGGGTACCGAGCCGCAACTTCGGGCCGCGCTGGCGCGTCGCGTGGTGCGGGCGACGGGGTTGCGGCAGCGGTTGGCTGACTGA
- a CDS encoding UvrD-helicase domain-containing protein, translating into MKPFDLLGPLPEANSTTVLEASAGTGKTFALAALVTRYLAEQGATLDEMLLITFSRAATRELRERVRAQLVEAVEAFATPPAPGESNDLIEHLLDAGPEECAVRARRLRHALANFDSATIATTHQFCQIVLKSLGVAGDGDPDVQLVESLDDLVREIVDDVYLAHFGQQKMTPPMTREEALELARDVVGNPGTQIRPVEAAAGTDAAVRLDFVRRVLAELEPRKRRLRIQGYDDLLSRLADALQDPDAPARARMRRRWRIVLVDEFQDTDPIQWHVIERAFVGAATLVLIGDPKQAIYAFRGGDIVTYLAAAHAAGDRRTLATNWRSDRPLVDAVQAVLRGAELGDADIVVGEVAAHHEGHRMAGAPHNDPFRLRVVGRERFGRRDDQTIAIGDLRRYIAKDLAADIAELLSSGATFDGEPITARDIAVIVDNRWDAAPCRRALAAAGISSVYSGDADVFSSDAAGDWLCLIEAMEQTHRPTLVRAAALTSFFGHTGTSLAEGGDALTDLIAETLRDWSDRVRRLGVAAVFESANLAGMGQRVLASPGGARRMTDLAHLADLLQEATHRDGLALPALAALLRGHRNSNGTERTRKLDSEASAVQVMTYWGSKGLEYPVVYLPFMFNRNVKSRDRVLFHDDAGTRCLHIGGGGSPDFADAVARGTAEAAGEALRLAYVAMTRAKSQVVTWWAPSRDEVNGGLSRLLRGRRPGESAVPDRCVAGISDDDARRLFLDWQAAGGPVVEESVIASVSKVPPSAPPEGLAIRTFDRAVDTTWRRTSYSALVRAAQDDIVGVGSEPETVGKDDEADEPTAEGADGAKVADGPVSPMADLPGGATFGSLVHAVLETADPLATDLEAELTTQLERHFAWWPVDAPIAEIAAALIPVHDTPLGPLADGRTLRAIGMPDRLRELDFEIPLTGGDLVSSIGPVTLAQVADLLDDLLPADDPVARYAGQLRAPALGAATLRGYLSGSIDVVLRIPDPAVGNRFVVVDYKTNRLGENGRPVAADYGPAQLAAAMLHSDYVLQALLYSVVLHRYLRWRLPGYQPEQHLGGVMYLFLRGMCGAETPVIDGHPAGVFSWRPPARLVTALSDLLDGVVS; encoded by the coding sequence ATGAAACCGTTCGACCTGCTGGGGCCACTGCCCGAAGCGAATTCGACCACGGTGCTGGAGGCCAGCGCGGGCACTGGAAAGACCTTCGCACTGGCGGCGCTGGTCACGCGCTACCTCGCCGAACAGGGCGCGACGCTCGACGAGATGCTGCTCATCACGTTCAGTCGCGCGGCCACCCGGGAACTGCGGGAACGTGTCCGCGCCCAACTGGTCGAGGCGGTCGAGGCATTCGCCACCCCGCCCGCACCGGGTGAATCCAACGACCTGATCGAGCACCTGCTCGACGCGGGCCCCGAGGAGTGCGCGGTTCGTGCCCGCCGACTGCGGCATGCGCTGGCGAACTTCGACTCCGCGACCATCGCGACCACCCATCAGTTCTGCCAGATCGTGCTCAAATCGCTTGGCGTGGCCGGTGACGGCGATCCGGATGTGCAGTTGGTGGAGAGCCTCGACGACCTGGTCCGCGAGATCGTCGACGACGTGTACCTCGCGCATTTCGGGCAGCAGAAGATGACGCCGCCGATGACCCGGGAGGAGGCGCTCGAACTCGCCCGCGACGTCGTCGGGAACCCGGGCACGCAGATCCGTCCCGTCGAGGCGGCGGCGGGTACGGACGCGGCGGTCCGATTGGACTTCGTCCGCCGAGTGCTGGCCGAACTCGAACCCCGCAAGCGTCGCCTGCGGATCCAGGGTTACGACGACCTGCTGAGCCGACTCGCAGATGCCCTGCAGGACCCCGACGCCCCGGCCCGAGCGCGTATGCGGAGGAGGTGGCGCATCGTGCTCGTCGACGAGTTCCAGGACACCGACCCGATTCAGTGGCACGTGATCGAGCGGGCATTCGTCGGAGCCGCGACGCTGGTCCTGATCGGTGATCCCAAGCAGGCCATCTACGCGTTCCGCGGTGGCGACATCGTCACCTATCTCGCCGCGGCGCATGCAGCCGGCGATCGCCGCACGCTGGCGACCAACTGGCGCAGCGACCGTCCTCTCGTTGACGCCGTGCAGGCGGTGCTGCGGGGCGCCGAACTCGGTGACGCCGACATCGTGGTCGGCGAGGTGGCCGCGCACCACGAGGGGCACCGGATGGCCGGTGCACCGCACAACGACCCGTTCCGGCTCCGGGTGGTGGGTCGCGAGCGGTTCGGCCGCCGCGATGATCAGACGATCGCGATCGGCGACCTGCGCCGGTACATCGCCAAGGACCTGGCCGCCGATATCGCCGAACTGCTCTCCAGCGGCGCGACTTTCGACGGTGAACCGATCACGGCGCGGGATATCGCGGTGATCGTGGACAACCGGTGGGACGCCGCGCCGTGTCGCCGGGCCCTGGCCGCGGCGGGCATCTCATCGGTGTACTCGGGCGACGCCGACGTGTTCAGCTCCGACGCCGCCGGCGACTGGCTGTGTCTGATCGAGGCGATGGAGCAGACGCACCGCCCGACGTTGGTCCGCGCCGCCGCGCTGACCAGTTTCTTCGGCCACACCGGGACCAGTCTCGCCGAGGGTGGGGACGCACTGACCGATCTGATCGCGGAAACCCTGCGAGACTGGTCGGATCGGGTGCGGCGTTTGGGTGTCGCCGCGGTGTTTGAATCCGCGAACCTCGCGGGGATGGGTCAGCGCGTTCTGGCCAGCCCGGGCGGAGCGCGGCGGATGACGGACCTGGCGCACCTGGCGGACCTCCTGCAGGAGGCCACGCATCGTGACGGGTTGGCCCTTCCCGCCCTTGCCGCACTGCTGCGCGGGCACCGGAACAGCAACGGGACCGAGCGCACCAGGAAACTCGACAGCGAGGCGTCCGCCGTACAGGTCATGACGTACTGGGGCAGTAAAGGACTCGAGTACCCGGTGGTCTATCTGCCGTTCATGTTCAACCGCAACGTCAAGTCCCGCGATCGGGTGTTGTTCCACGACGACGCGGGGACGCGGTGTCTTCACATCGGCGGCGGTGGAAGTCCCGACTTCGCGGACGCCGTCGCACGGGGCACGGCCGAAGCGGCGGGCGAGGCGCTGCGCTTGGCCTACGTCGCGATGACCCGCGCGAAGTCTCAGGTCGTCACGTGGTGGGCCCCGTCGCGCGATGAGGTCAACGGCGGGCTGTCTCGGCTGCTGCGGGGGCGCAGGCCCGGGGAGTCTGCGGTTCCGGACCGCTGTGTGGCGGGCATCAGCGACGACGACGCGCGGCGCTTATTCCTGGACTGGCAGGCAGCAGGCGGGCCTGTGGTCGAGGAGTCGGTGATCGCGAGCGTGTCGAAGGTGCCGCCGTCGGCGCCGCCGGAGGGCTTGGCGATCAGGACCTTTGACCGCGCCGTCGACACCACGTGGCGGCGCACGTCGTACTCCGCACTGGTGCGGGCGGCGCAGGACGACATCGTCGGTGTGGGCAGTGAACCCGAGACCGTCGGCAAAGATGACGAGGCCGACGAGCCGACGGCCGAGGGTGCCGACGGGGCGAAGGTGGCCGACGGGCCCGTGTCGCCCATGGCGGATCTGCCCGGTGGTGCGACCTTCGGATCTCTTGTGCACGCCGTGCTCGAGACGGCCGACCCCTTGGCCACCGACCTCGAGGCCGAACTCACCACGCAGCTTGAGCGGCACTTCGCGTGGTGGCCTGTGGACGCGCCGATCGCCGAGATCGCCGCCGCGCTGATCCCTGTGCACGACACCCCGCTGGGCCCCCTGGCCGACGGACGCACCCTGCGCGCCATCGGAATGCCCGACCGGCTGCGGGAGCTGGACTTCGAAATACCTCTGACCGGAGGTGATCTGGTGTCATCGATCGGCCCGGTGACGTTGGCTCAGGTGGCGGACCTGCTGGACGATCTGCTGCCGGCTGACGACCCAGTGGCCCGATACGCAGGCCAACTGCGGGCACCCGCATTGGGGGCGGCCACCCTGCGCGGGTATCTGTCCGGGTCGATCGACGTCGTCCTGCGGATCCCGGACCCGGCGGTGGGAAACAGGTTCGTCGTGGTCGACTACAAGACCAACCGACTCGGGGAGAACGGTCGCCCAGTGGCGGCCGACTACGGTCCGGCTCAGTTGGCCGCCGCGATGCTGCACTCCGATTACGTGCTGCAGGCGCTGCTGTACAGCGTTGTGCTGCATCGGTATCTGAGGTGGCGGCTGCCCGGTTACCAGCCGGAACAGCATCTCGGCGGCGTCATGTACCTGTTCCTGAGGGGTATGTGTGGTGCGGAGACGCCGGTGATCGACGGACATCCGGCAGGCGTCTTCAGTTGGCGCCCCCCGGCACGATTGGTGACCGCGCTGTCGGATCTGCTCGACGGGGTGGTGTCGTGA
- the recC gene encoding exodeoxyribonuclease V subunit gamma encodes MGLHLHRAARTDLLADGLADLLAVPQPDPFAQELVLVPARGVERWLSQRLSHRLGCGNGSDGVCAGVSFRSPRSLIAELTGTDDDDPWSPDRMVWPLLDTIDGCAEASWCRALAQHLGFHRDGEEAELRLGRRYAVARRIAGLFASYATQRPQLLVDWLDGTDSDGIGGVLDSDLRWQPELWRELVRRMGIDPPHVRHAATVAALRSAPSQLPPRMSLFGQTRLAATDLDLLAALSTHHDVHLWLPHPSPALWESHRTRPVTRLRRAAVDESESDHPLLVTLGRDVRELAQSLPAVAVDDGELGAVTQPDTLLGWLQSDLAHNAVRPEGRAFSPDDRSFRVHGCHGPARQIDVLRDVLLGALADDPTLEPRDILVMCPDIDTYAPLIIAGFGLGEANSGAGHPAHRLRVRLADRSPVQTNPLLAVTAALLDLVGGRATASEVLNLAEAPPVRARFGFSDDDLDTLGAWVRESGVRWGFDQAHRAPFGVGAFVHNTWQFGLDRVLCGVAMSDDSQDWLGITLPLDDVGSNRVELAGRFAEFVDRLQWTVDSLSGTKTLAEWMNLLREGVERLTKVGVDDGWQAAQLHTEFADVVADAADCSANPLRLNDVRSLLTRRLAGRPTRANFRSGSLTVCTMVPMRSVPHRVVCLVGLDDGVFPRVGAPDGDDVLAREPVVGERDIRSEDRQLLLDAIGAAGEKLVITYTGADEYTGQSRPPCVPLAEILDALDRTTPAPVREHVLVAHPLQPFDRRNVTPGALGEPTPFTFDPTALITVPEASGSRQADNRSFLDAPLAVPPPGDVALQDLLTFFNDPVKGFFRSFEVALPYDADVVEDAIPVEIDQLQTWAVGDRMLDDLLRGHDADWALHAEWRRGQLPPGQLGWRTAQRTQEMAKRLADTASAYRIGSAEAVDVDLELPSGHRLTGTVNPVHSGRYVSVTYSTLAPKHLLQAWIRLLVLTAAEPTQDWAAVCIGRRRGNAVSVRSFGRPARPAADLLGDLVALYDTGRCEPIPLPLKTSYAWTEARRTRSDPLRAASFKWKSDKYPGEDAAPAHIRAWGEGAPLEVLLGPPAAGEETRGEGTRLGALADRVWDPMLAAEQEAGV; translated from the coding sequence ATGGGCCTACATCTTCACCGCGCCGCACGCACGGATCTCCTCGCTGACGGACTCGCCGACCTCCTGGCTGTCCCGCAGCCGGATCCGTTCGCCCAAGAACTGGTGCTCGTGCCCGCGCGCGGCGTCGAACGCTGGCTCTCGCAGCGGCTGTCGCACCGCTTGGGCTGCGGCAACGGATCCGACGGCGTCTGCGCCGGCGTGTCGTTCCGGTCACCGCGCTCCCTGATCGCGGAACTCACCGGAACCGATGACGACGACCCCTGGTCGCCCGACCGGATGGTGTGGCCGCTGCTGGACACGATCGACGGCTGTGCCGAGGCGTCGTGGTGCCGCGCGTTGGCCCAGCACCTCGGATTCCACCGCGACGGTGAGGAGGCCGAGCTGCGGCTGGGCCGGCGCTACGCCGTGGCCCGCAGAATCGCGGGCCTCTTCGCGTCCTACGCCACCCAGCGCCCACAGCTTCTCGTCGACTGGTTGGACGGCACGGACAGCGATGGCATTGGCGGTGTGCTGGACTCCGACCTGCGTTGGCAGCCCGAGCTGTGGCGGGAACTGGTGCGCCGAATGGGAATCGACCCGCCGCACGTGCGGCATGCCGCCACCGTCGCGGCCCTGCGCTCTGCGCCGTCGCAGTTGCCGCCGCGGATGTCGCTGTTCGGCCAGACCCGGCTCGCGGCAACCGATCTCGACCTGCTCGCGGCGCTGTCCACCCATCACGATGTGCACCTGTGGCTTCCGCACCCCAGCCCGGCGCTGTGGGAGAGCCACAGGACCCGGCCGGTGACCAGGCTCCGTCGTGCCGCCGTGGACGAATCCGAGAGTGATCACCCACTGTTGGTCACCCTCGGCCGTGACGTCCGCGAGCTTGCGCAGTCGCTGCCCGCGGTCGCGGTGGACGACGGGGAACTGGGTGCGGTCACCCAGCCCGACACCCTTCTCGGATGGCTGCAGTCGGATCTGGCGCACAACGCGGTGCGCCCCGAAGGGCGGGCGTTCTCGCCCGACGACAGATCGTTCCGGGTGCACGGCTGTCACGGCCCCGCGCGCCAGATCGACGTTCTGCGGGACGTGTTGTTGGGTGCGCTCGCGGACGACCCGACGCTGGAACCGCGCGACATCCTGGTGATGTGCCCCGACATCGACACCTACGCGCCGCTGATCATCGCCGGTTTCGGCCTGGGCGAGGCGAACTCGGGTGCCGGCCATCCCGCCCACCGGCTGCGCGTTCGGTTGGCCGACCGCTCGCCGGTGCAGACCAATCCGCTGCTGGCCGTCACCGCGGCCCTGCTCGACCTGGTCGGCGGCCGCGCGACCGCCAGTGAGGTGCTCAACCTCGCCGAGGCGCCGCCGGTGCGGGCCCGGTTCGGGTTCAGCGACGACGACCTGGACACCCTGGGCGCCTGGGTCCGGGAATCCGGCGTGCGATGGGGATTCGACCAGGCCCACCGCGCACCGTTCGGGGTTGGGGCGTTCGTGCACAACACGTGGCAGTTCGGCCTGGACCGAGTGCTGTGTGGCGTCGCGATGTCGGACGACTCGCAGGACTGGCTGGGCATCACGCTTCCGCTGGACGATGTGGGCAGCAACCGCGTCGAACTCGCGGGCCGGTTCGCCGAGTTCGTGGACCGCCTGCAGTGGACGGTCGACTCGTTGTCGGGCACCAAGACTCTGGCCGAATGGATGAACCTGCTCCGCGAGGGCGTCGAGCGGTTGACGAAGGTCGGCGTCGACGACGGTTGGCAGGCCGCCCAGCTGCACACCGAGTTCGCCGACGTCGTCGCCGACGCCGCCGACTGCAGCGCGAACCCGTTGCGGCTCAACGATGTCCGCTCACTTTTGACGCGCAGGCTGGCGGGCCGTCCGACCCGCGCCAACTTCCGCAGCGGGAGTCTGACGGTGTGCACGATGGTGCCGATGCGGTCGGTGCCGCACCGCGTGGTGTGCTTGGTGGGACTCGACGACGGCGTGTTCCCCCGGGTGGGCGCACCCGACGGTGACGACGTGCTGGCGCGCGAACCCGTCGTCGGCGAGCGTGACATCCGGTCTGAGGACCGCCAACTGCTGCTCGACGCGATCGGCGCGGCAGGCGAGAAACTGGTCATCACCTACACCGGCGCCGACGAGTACACCGGCCAGTCGCGACCGCCCTGTGTACCCCTGGCCGAGATCCTCGACGCCCTGGACCGCACCACCCCGGCGCCCGTGCGCGAGCACGTGCTGGTGGCGCATCCGCTGCAACCGTTCGACCGCAGGAACGTCACGCCGGGGGCGCTCGGGGAGCCGACACCGTTCACCTTCGACCCCACGGCCCTGATCACCGTGCCCGAGGCGAGCGGCTCTCGGCAGGCCGATAATCGCAGCTTCCTCGACGCGCCCCTCGCCGTCCCACCTCCCGGAGATGTTGCGCTGCAGGATCTTCTGACCTTCTTCAACGATCCGGTGAAGGGGTTCTTCCGCAGTTTTGAGGTGGCACTGCCCTATGACGCCGACGTCGTCGAGGATGCGATCCCGGTGGAGATCGACCAACTGCAGACGTGGGCCGTCGGCGACCGGATGCTCGACGACCTCCTCCGCGGACACGATGCGGACTGGGCCCTGCACGCGGAATGGCGCCGTGGTCAGCTGCCACCCGGGCAGTTGGGGTGGCGCACGGCGCAGCGAACCCAGGAGATGGCCAAGCGCTTGGCCGACACGGCGTCGGCATACCGGATCGGGTCGGCCGAGGCCGTCGACGTGGACCTGGAACTGCCGTCGGGACATCGGCTCACCGGCACGGTGAACCCCGTGCACTCCGGGCGCTACGTCTCGGTCACCTACTCCACACTGGCGCCTAAACACCTTCTGCAGGCGTGGATTCGGCTATTGGTGCTGACCGCGGCCGAACCCACTCAGGATTGGGCCGCGGTGTGCATCGGGCGGCGGCGCGGAAACGCCGTCAGCGTGCGCAGCTTCGGCCGCCCCGCCAGGCCGGCCGCCGACCTGCTCGGTGATCTGGTCGCGCTGTACGACACCGGCCGCTGCGAACCGATTCCGTTGCCGCTCAAGACATCCTATGCGTGGACCGAGGCCCGGCGCACCCGATCCGATCCTCTCCGCGCGGCGTCGTTCAAATGGAAGTCCGACAAGTATCCCGGGGAGGACGCGGCACCGGCGCACATTCGAGCCTGGGGCGAGGGGGCCCCGTTGGAGGTTCTGCTCGGCCCGCCCGCTGCCGGTGAGGAGACGCGCGGTGAGGGCACGCGCCTCGGGGCGCTGGCCGACCGGGTCTGGGATCCGATGCTGGCGGCCGAACAGGAGGCGGGTGTATGA